One Bradyrhizobium sp. ISRA464 genomic window carries:
- a CDS encoding alpha/beta hydrolase, whose product MNYRSFAAALFGAVLALPLAHASAAEREPYGIGLEGFPYPYPVHMLPLVNDGEQLRMAYMDVAPAQPNGRAVVLLHGRNFPSSYWAPVIKTLTDAGYRVVVPDQVGFGKSSKPEGDLHFDNLARNTVTLLDHLQIPKANVVAHSMGGMVAVRIARAYPDRVNHLVLTAPIGLEDYRLYVPPTPTEKILEHEDKLTADGYRKQLETNYALKLPPDQVTPFIDARFNIKGSAEYPRWLHAFVASGQMIYREPVVHEIPLITQPTLFIMGADDHNAPGRPNAPEALRPKMGHNADLAKELAAKMQNARAEVIPNTGHLVFLEARAKYDELLLGFLAAH is encoded by the coding sequence ATGAACTATCGTTCCTTCGCCGCGGCGCTGTTCGGCGCCGTGCTCGCCTTGCCCCTTGCGCACGCCTCCGCCGCCGAGCGCGAACCCTATGGCATCGGGCTCGAAGGCTTCCCCTATCCCTATCCCGTTCACATGCTGCCGCTGGTCAATGACGGCGAGCAACTGCGGATGGCCTATATGGACGTGGCACCGGCACAGCCGAACGGACGCGCCGTGGTGCTGCTGCACGGCCGCAACTTCCCCTCGAGCTACTGGGCGCCCGTCATCAAGACGCTGACCGATGCCGGCTATCGCGTCGTGGTGCCGGACCAGGTCGGCTTCGGCAAATCGTCGAAGCCCGAGGGCGATCTGCATTTCGACAACCTCGCGCGCAACACCGTCACCCTGCTCGATCATCTGCAGATCCCGAAGGCCAATGTCGTCGCGCATTCGATGGGCGGCATGGTGGCCGTCCGCATCGCCCGCGCCTATCCCGATCGCGTCAATCATCTGGTGTTGACCGCGCCGATCGGACTTGAAGACTACCGCCTCTATGTGCCGCCGACGCCGACCGAAAAGATCCTCGAGCACGAGGACAAGCTGACTGCGGACGGTTATCGCAAGCAGCTTGAGACCAATTATGCGCTGAAGCTGCCACCGGACCAGGTGACGCCGTTCATCGACGCGCGCTTCAACATCAAAGGCAGCGCCGAATATCCGCGCTGGCTGCACGCCTTCGTCGCTTCGGGGCAGATGATCTATCGCGAGCCCGTCGTGCACGAGATCCCGCTGATCACGCAGCCGACGCTGTTCATCATGGGCGCCGACGATCACAACGCACCGGGCCGGCCGAACGCACCGGAAGCGCTGCGGCCGAAGATGGGCCACAACGCCGATCTCGCCAAGGAGCTGGCGGCGAAGATGCAAAACGCGCGCGCCGAGGTGATTCCGAACACCGGGCATCTGGTGTTCCTCGAAGCGCGCGCGAAGTATGACGAATTGTTGCTGGGTTTCCTTGCGGCGCACTGA
- a CDS encoding metalloregulator ArsR/SmtB family transcription factor, translating into MKAGPDISRIAALVGDPARCNMLTALMTGRALTASELAQEAGITPQTASSHLAKLEAGGLVEPEKQGRHRYYRLTDPDVADVLEGLQGIAARAGHMRVRTGPKDPALRRARICYDHLAGDLGVQMLDSMKRQKLIRQTKQAIELTGEGKRFMAEELQIDADALTHPRRPVCKACLDWSERRHHLAGTLGAAMMDRFTELKWAARDATPGSRVVNFSRNGEKRFAALFGAGE; encoded by the coding sequence ATGAAAGCAGGACCCGACATCTCCAGGATCGCTGCCCTCGTCGGCGATCCCGCGCGCTGCAACATGCTCACCGCGCTGATGACCGGCCGCGCCCTGACCGCGAGCGAGCTTGCGCAGGAGGCCGGCATTACGCCGCAGACAGCGAGCTCGCATCTGGCGAAGCTCGAGGCCGGCGGGTTGGTCGAGCCGGAAAAGCAGGGCCGCCACCGCTACTACCGCCTCACCGACCCGGACGTCGCCGATGTGCTCGAAGGCCTGCAGGGCATCGCCGCCCGCGCCGGCCATATGCGCGTGCGCACCGGGCCGAAGGATCCGGCGCTGCGCCGTGCACGCATCTGCTACGACCATCTCGCGGGCGATCTCGGCGTGCAGATGCTCGACAGCATGAAGCGGCAGAAGCTGATCCGCCAGACCAAGCAGGCGATCGAGCTCACCGGCGAAGGCAAGCGCTTCATGGCCGAGGAGCTGCAGATCGACGCCGACGCGCTCACGCATCCGCGCCGTCCCGTGTGCAAGGCCTGCCTCGACTGGAGCGAGCGACGACATCATCTCGCAGGGACCTTGGGTGCAGCCATGATGGACCGTTTCACGGAACTGAAATGGGCCGCGCGCGATGCCACGCCGGGCAGCCGCGTGGTCAATTTTTCGCGAAACGGCGAAAAGCGATTTGCCGCGCTGTTCGGGGCGGGCGAATAA
- a CDS encoding NIPSNAP family protein, protein MTVTVFIRYQLDPFKRAMFEEYSRNWLSIIPRCGGDLIGYWMPHEGTNNIAFALISFENLAAYEAYRARLRTDKEGVANFNFAEENRFILAEERTFLRKVAL, encoded by the coding sequence ATGACCGTCACCGTCTTCATCCGCTACCAGCTCGATCCGTTCAAGCGTGCGATGTTCGAGGAGTATTCGCGGAACTGGCTCTCGATCATCCCGCGCTGCGGCGGCGATCTGATCGGCTACTGGATGCCGCACGAGGGCACCAACAACATCGCGTTTGCGCTGATCTCGTTCGAGAATCTCGCCGCCTATGAGGCCTATCGGGCGCGGCTGCGCACCGACAAGGAGGGGGTGGCGAACTTCAACTTCGCGGAAGAAAACAGGTTCATCCTGGCGGAGGAGCGGACCTTTCTGCGCAAGGTCGCGCTATAG
- a CDS encoding antibiotic biosynthesis monooxygenase, translated as MIAVIFEVWPKPEHRQQYFDLAAELKPILQEIDGFISVERFESITEKGKFVSLSFFRDEAAVEAWRNTVEHRRTQAKGRARIFENYRLRVASVIRDYGMNEREQAPKDSRAVHEAR; from the coding sequence ATGATCGCCGTGATCTTCGAAGTCTGGCCGAAGCCGGAGCATCGGCAGCAATATTTCGACCTGGCCGCCGAATTGAAGCCGATCCTGCAGGAGATCGACGGCTTCATCTCTGTCGAGCGGTTCGAGAGCATCACCGAGAAGGGCAAGTTCGTGTCGCTGTCGTTCTTCCGCGACGAGGCGGCGGTCGAGGCCTGGCGCAACACGGTCGAGCATCGCCGCACCCAGGCCAAGGGCCGCGCCCGGATCTTCGAGAATTATCGCCTGCGCGTCGCCAGCGTGATCAGGGACTACGGCATGAACGAGCGCGAGCAGGCGCCGAAGGATAGCCGCGCGGTCCACGAGGCACGCTAG
- a CDS encoding IS701 family transposase has product MIRDLMIGGASVEDTLTLWASSLRDAKQRIRPLFTQERVAASAGQFLDGLLGNEPRKTGWMRAEAAGDPGPWRQQAILGRGQWDADALRDIVREYALETLGDEDAVLVIDETGFLKQGKASCGVARQYTGSAGKITNCQIGVFASYVSRHGHAFIDRALYLPKEWTDEPARLKAAHVPSDVSFATKPRIAHQMIARAIAAKVPFSFVAADSVYGTGAIETLLRKAGKGYVLGVASNHVFYSWGKQQPVAGTASTIAQSLPKKAWRRLPSGEGTKGPRWHDWAYLELADLDAGEYNDDLAGEWTRGLLIRRNIADNSLAFFSTWCPKGTSMQKLVSVEGHRWAIEDSFETAKNELGLDHNETRSWHGWHRHVSLVMLAFATMAVIRHRANTGALLKKTRPRPRPKHRS; this is encoded by the coding sequence ATGATTCGGGATCTGATGATTGGTGGCGCGTCGGTTGAGGATACGCTGACGCTGTGGGCTTCGTCGTTGCGAGATGCCAAGCAACGCATCCGTCCGCTGTTTACGCAAGAGCGGGTCGCGGCCTCGGCGGGGCAATTTCTCGACGGACTGTTGGGCAACGAGCCGCGCAAGACGGGTTGGATGCGGGCGGAAGCGGCTGGCGATCCAGGCCCGTGGCGCCAGCAGGCGATTCTGGGTCGGGGGCAGTGGGATGCCGACGCGCTGCGCGATATTGTACGTGAGTACGCGCTGGAAACGCTGGGTGACGAGGACGCGGTTCTGGTCATCGATGAGACCGGCTTTTTGAAACAGGGCAAGGCCTCGTGTGGGGTCGCGCGCCAGTACACTGGCTCGGCGGGCAAGATCACCAATTGCCAGATCGGAGTGTTTGCCTCCTATGTGTCGCGGCATGGCCATGCCTTCATCGATCGGGCGCTCTACCTGCCAAAGGAATGGACGGACGAACCCGCTCGCCTGAAGGCCGCACATGTCCCGAGCGATGTGAGCTTTGCGACGAAGCCCCGGATCGCGCATCAAATGATCGCTCGCGCGATCGCCGCAAAGGTGCCGTTCTCGTTCGTAGCAGCGGACAGCGTGTATGGCACGGGAGCGATCGAAACCCTGCTGCGCAAGGCGGGCAAAGGCTATGTTCTGGGGGTTGCTTCCAATCACGTGTTCTATTCCTGGGGCAAGCAGCAGCCTGTCGCCGGCACTGCCTCTACGATCGCGCAGAGCCTTCCCAAGAAGGCCTGGCGCCGCCTGCCGTCCGGCGAAGGAACCAAAGGTCCGCGCTGGCACGACTGGGCCTATCTTGAGCTGGCCGATCTCGACGCCGGCGAATACAACGACGACCTTGCCGGGGAATGGACCCGAGGTCTTCTGATCCGCCGCAATATTGCCGACAACAGCTTAGCCTTCTTCTCCACATGGTGCCCCAAGGGCACGTCCATGCAGAAGCTGGTATCCGTGGAAGGCCATCGCTGGGCCATCGAAGACAGCTTCGAAACCGCCAAGAACGAGCTCGGTCTTGATCACAACGAAACCCGCTCCTGGCATGGCTGGCATCGCCATGTCTCACTGGTCATGCTTGCCTTCGCCACGATGGCCGTCATCCGTCATCGGGCCAACACCGGAGCATTGCTTAAAAAAACGCGACCGCGGCCCCGACCGAAGCATCGTTCTTGA
- a CDS encoding IS5 family transposase (programmed frameshift): MGVMDRLVLSDAAWERMAPLIIGRPDQKGSTGRDNRMFVEGVLWIVRTGSPWRDLPEVFGDWNSVFRRFSRWSTKGVWWRIFEAMSDDPDFEYLIVDSTIVRAHQHAAGAKKGGEDQALGRSRGGLSTKIHMAVRGLGCPVRFTLTAGQKGDAPQAAALIEGLPAEVVIADTAYDADHLRQDIAAKKALAVIPNNPSRALKYPLDKHLYAQRHLVECCFSKLKQFRRVATRFEKTARNYRAVVTLAAIVLWMR; this comes from the exons TTGGGTGTGATGGATCGTTTGGTGTTGAGCGACGCGGCCTGGGAGCGCATGGCGCCGCTGATCATCGGCCGGCCCGACCAGAAGGGCTCGACCGGGCGAGACAACCGGATGTTCGTGGAAGGTGTGCTTTGGATCGTGCGGACCGGCTCTCCCTGGCGTGATCTTCCGGAGGTGTTCGGGGACTGGAACAGCGTGTTCCGGCGCTTCAGCCGATGGAGCACCAAGGGTGTTTGGTGGCGGATCTTCGAGGCGATGTCCGACGACCCAGACTTCGAATATCTAATCGTCGATTCCACCATCGTCCGGGCGCATCAGCACGCCGCTGGGGCGAAAAAAGGGGGC GAAGATCAGGCGCTTGGCCGCTCGCGCGGCGGCCTGAGCACGAAGATCCATATGGCCGTTCGCGGTCTTGGATGTCCTGTCCGGTTCACGCTCACCGCAGGCCAGAAGGGCGATGCACCGCAAGCCGCCGCATTGATCGAGGGACTGCCCGCCGAGGTCGTCATCGCCGACACAGCCTATGACGCCGACCATTTGCGCCAAGACATCGCCGCCAAAAAGGCGCTCGCCGTGATCCCCAACAACCCGTCACGCGCGCTCAAATATCCGCTCGACAAGCATCTCTATGCCCAGCGCCATCTCGTGGAATGCTGCTTCTCCAAACTCAAGCAGTTCCGTCGCGTCGCTACCCGCTTCGAAAAAACCGCCCGAAATTACCGAGCCGTCGTCACTCTCGCCGCCATCGTCCTATGGATGCGATAA